The Microlunatus antarcticus DNA segment CCGGGCCTCGAGGGCGTCGGCGAGCTCCTCGAGCCACGTCGCCACACCCGCCGGCCCCTGGACGACGACGTCGGCGATCGCCGACAGCGCGTCCTCCTCGTGCGACGCCGAGCAGACCAGCAGCCCGCCGAGACCCTCGCGACGCAGCTGCTCGACCTCGCGGAAGGCCGGCAGGTCACCGAGGTCGTCGCCCACGAACACGACCTGCCGGGCGCCGGTCTGCTCGACGATCGCCCGCAGCGCGACCCCCTTGTCGATGCCCGGCGAGCGGATCTCGAGGACGTTCTTGCCGGGCTCCACGACCATCTCGTGGCGTTCGGCGAGGTCGTTCAGCGGCCCGGACAGGGTCGAGAAGGACGCGTCCGGGTCCGGCAGCTGGCGGGTGTGCACGACGACCGCGCGACCCTTGTGCTCGACGTGGGCGGCGCCCTGGCCGAGCCGGTCGAGCAGCGGCGGGATCTCCTGCGTCAGCGCGGCGACCTGGCCGGGGTCGGGCGGGATGACGAACTCGTCGGTCGACGCGTCCCAGCGCTCGACGCCGTACTGGCCCAGCACCACGAGGCGGTCAAGACCCTCGACGTCGCGGAAGCCGCCCAGCCGCACGGCGGTCCGTGCGGGGCGTCCGGTGACGACGGCGACGGTCCCCAGCAGCCGCCCGAGGCGACCCAGCGCGGCGACCGCGCGCGGGTCCGCGTGCGCCTGCTCCGGGTCGGCGACGATCGGCGCGAGGGTGCCGTCGAAGTCGATCCCCACGAGCGTCTGCTCCGGGTGGTCGAGCACGGCCTGCAGGCGGTTCTGCGCCAGCGCGCCGTCGGTCATGGGCAGAGCCTAGGAGAAGTTCAGGCTCCGCGCTCCCCGCGCCCGTGGGCACGCGGATGCGCCGTCGCCCCGTAACCTTCGGCGGGTGAGGCGACAGCAGTGGTGACCGGTACGGCACACGGGCAGGACGCCGGTCCCGGCACCGTCGAGGCCGACGAGGGGCAGGTCGTCGACCAGCCGCTCGACGCCGAGGTCCGACCGACGCGTCGGGCCAGCTTCGTCGTGGTCGCCAACCGGCTGCCCGTCGACCGCGTCGAGCACCCCGACGGCACCACCACCTGGCGCACGTCCCCGGGCGGTCTCGTGACGGCGCTGGAGCCGGTCATGCACTCGCACCACGGTGCGTGGGTCGGCTGGCACGGGGCGCCCGACGAGGTGGTCGAGCCGTTCGAGAACGACGGGCTCGAGCTCGTGCCGGTCCCGCTGTCGGAGGCCGAGGTCGCCGACTACTACGAGGGCTTCTCCAACGGCACGCTGTGGCCGCTCTACCACGACGTCGTCGTGCCGCCGGAGTTCCGCCGGGAGTGGTGGGACGCGTACGTCCGGGTCAACCAGCGCTTCGCCGACCGGACGGCCGCCGTGGCCGACGAGGGCGCGGTCGTGTGGGTGCAGGACTACCAGCTCCAGCTGGTGCCGCAGATGCTGCGCGAGCTGCGGCCCGACCTCAACATCGGCTTCTTCCTGCACATCCCCTTCCCCCCGACCGAGCTCTACGTCCAGCTCCCCTGGCGCGACCAGATCCTGCGCGGCCTCCTCGGCGCCGACCTGGTCGGCTTCCAGCTGGGCGGCGGGGCGCAGAACTTCCTGCGCCTGGTCCGCCAGCGGCTGCACCTCGAGACGCGCCGCGAGTACGTGCACGACGCCGACGGGCGGACCGTGATGGCCCGCGCGTACCCGATCTCCATCGCCGCCGCGTCACTGCACGAGCTGGCGTCCAGCGACGCGACGGCCGCGCGGGCGGCGGAGATCCGGGCCGACCTCGGCGAGCCGAAGGTCCTGTTCCTGGGGGTCGACCGCCTCGACTACACCAAGGGCCTGCTCGAGCGCATCCAGGCCTTCGGGGAGCTCGTCGCCGAGGGTCGCATCGACCCCGAGGAGGCGGCGCTGGTGCAGGTCGCCACGCCGTCGCGCGAGCGGGTCGAGCAGTACCGGAACCTGCGCGACGACATCGACCGCCTCGTCGGGCGGATCAACTCCGAGGTGGCCCGGATCGGCCGGCCGCCGATCACCTACCTGCACGCCTCGTACCCGCGCGAGGAGATGGCCGCGCTCTACCGGGCCGCCGACGTCATGATCGTCACGCCGCTGCGCGACGGCATGAACCTCGTGGCCAAGGAGTACGTGGCGTGCCGCCAGGCCGACGACGGCGCGCTGGTGCTGAGCGAGTTCGCGGGCGCGGCGCGCGAGCTGCGGCAGGCCTACCTGATCAACCCGCACGACATCGACGGGCTCAAGGAGACGATGGTCGAGGCGATGAACGCCCCGGCCCGGATCAAGGCCCGGCGGATGCGGCTGCTGCGCCGCCAGGTGTTCGAGCACGACATCGACCACTGGGCGCGCGCGTTCCTCGACGACCTGGACCGCGTGGTGCAGGGCAAGGTCGAGTGGCCCGCACGGCCGGCCGTCGGCGGCGGGGTCGGTGTCGGGGGCGGCACCGAGGGCGCCGTGCACGGGCCGGCCCGAAGCCAGTCCTGACCATCCCGCCCGGTCGCTCCGGCGGCCGGGCGGGGTGAAGGATCGGGTGGAGCAGCGGCTAGCGGAGCCGGAGTCGCAGCCGGACGAGGTCGGCGCGGTCCAGGTCGCAACCGTCCACGAGGTAATCCTCGAGCGTGCCGTAGTCGGTGACGAGCTGGTCCCGGGCGGCGTTCAGCCACGCGAGGTCGATCTCCGACCCGGCGTACGCCCGCGTGGCCAGGTAGTCGGCGTCGCGCACCTCGCGGCTGACCCCGGCGACGCTCTGCATCAGGTCGCAGACCCAGCCCGTCCGGTCCTTGCCGGCCCGGCAGTGCACGAGCACCGGGGCGTCGGAGCGGGCGACGCGGCGGAGCACCCGGCCGACCGACTTCCGGCTCGCGGCCCAGGCGACGTAACCCCGGTAGAACTCGAGGTTCTCCCCCGCGTTGTCGATGTAGTACCGGTACTTCTTCACGCCGGGGATCGACGGGTCGCCGCCCGAGTTCATCGCGATCATCGTCTCGATGCCGAGGTCGATCACGACCCGCTTCTCGAGCGCCGTGCACCCGTCCAGGTCGCCGGTGCGCCACAGGTCCCGCACCCCGACGACGGGGCGGAAGTTGCGCGAGGTGTCGAGCCGGACCCGGGGGCCGGCGGTCAGGTCGACCTTGCCCACCCCGGAGCCCCACCAGACGATGCCGCGCTCGAAGCGCTGCGCGTAGGTGTTCTTCGACGAGATCCGCCGCTTCACCTCGCCGTGCACGGCGGCACCGAGGACGCGGGCCCCGCCCGCGGCGAGGTAGGTCTCGAGGATCCGTCCGCTGACCCGCGGGGCGGCCTGGGCGGCGGGGACCCCGACCAGCGCGGTCCCGGCCAGGCCGAGGGCCCCGACGAGGGCCGTACGACGGGTGAGGGCCTGCGGGCCGACGGTCGTCGCGAGGACGGAGACCTCGGGCTGTGCGCTCATCGATGCTCCTGGATCCCGAGCGCCCCGCGGCTCTGCGACGACCGAACTGTGTGCTCCCCCGACTGGACTCGAACCAGTAACCTGCCGGTTAACAGCCGGCTGCTCTGCCAATTGAGCTACAGGGGATTGGCCTGGATGACGCTACCAGCCCTGAGGGGTGGATCCGTACTCCGACCGCAGGTCGGCCTCCGCAGCGGCGATCTCGTCGGCCACGCCGGGCTCGTTCCCGGTGAGGCCACGGGTCAGGGTGGAGTGCCAGGAGAGCGTCCCGGCGGCCCCCAGGTCGCGACGGGCGGTGACCGTGACCCCGCGCTCGCCGCGCAGCGGCACGAAACGTTCCACGGCGATGCTGGCGGCCACCCGCTCGCGGAACAGCTCCGGCAGCCGGGCCGGGTCGGCCAGCTCGACCCGACCGCGCCGCCCGCCGTAGAGCGTCCAGGACAGGCTGCGCGACTCGGCGTTCCAGCCGCCGTGCTCGATCTCGTGCCAGCCGATGTGGCGCCAGTCCCGAGGCTGGACGCCGCTGTCGGGCAGCGCGTCGGGCACCGCACCGCTCGTCCCGTCACCCCCGCCGACCGACAGCACCGACGGGCTCCCGACCGCGAAGCCGTCCTGCGACCGAGCCCAGGCCAGGATCCGGGCCGGCACGCCCTGCCGGTCGCTCAGCGAGCGACGCCAGGACGCGTGCACCTCGGGCGGCAGCCCTCGGGTGCCGAACCGGGGCCTCATCGGCGGCGTACGGCGGTGGTGAGCACGCCCTCATTCTGCCGTGGAACCCCAGGCACCCCGACCGGCCGCTGAGCGGTCCGGCCGGGGCGGGGACGACCCGCACGAGCCGGATCGCCCCCCGCGACCCGTTCGTGCCGGTACGGGGACAGCGTTGTCGACCAGACTGAACCCCTGTAGTACCGGATCGCACCATTGACACCTCATCTACTTTCGACTAGGACCAGCGTGTGCGTGTCGCCCCTCCCTCCGTCGCGGTCGACGCCCCCCTCGACCTGGCCGGCCGGCTGGCCACGGCCGGCACGCTGACCCGGCAGGTCGACACCACGCTGCCCGCGCTGGCCGAGCTGTGCGGCGCCACGGTGGCGGTGTTCGCGGTCGCCGGGTCTCACGCGGCCGGGGTCCGGTGCTGGCCGCCCGACCTGGCGTGGGCGGCGACGCTGCGCGACACGC contains these protein-coding regions:
- a CDS encoding tyrosine-protein phosphatase, with the protein product MSAQPEVSVLATTVGPQALTRRTALVGALGLAGTALVGVPAAQAAPRVSGRILETYLAAGGARVLGAAVHGEVKRRISSKNTYAQRFERGIVWWGSGVGKVDLTAGPRVRLDTSRNFRPVVGVRDLWRTGDLDGCTALEKRVVIDLGIETMIAMNSGGDPSIPGVKKYRYYIDNAGENLEFYRGYVAWAASRKSVGRVLRRVARSDAPVLVHCRAGKDRTGWVCDLMQSVAGVSREVRDADYLATRAYAGSEIDLAWLNAARDQLVTDYGTLEDYLVDGCDLDRADLVRLRLRLR
- the otsB gene encoding trehalose-phosphatase, which gives rise to MTDGALAQNRLQAVLDHPEQTLVGIDFDGTLAPIVADPEQAHADPRAVAALGRLGRLLGTVAVVTGRPARTAVRLGGFRDVEGLDRLVVLGQYGVERWDASTDEFVIPPDPGQVAALTQEIPPLLDRLGQGAAHVEHKGRAVVVHTRQLPDPDASFSTLSGPLNDLAERHEMVVEPGKNVLEIRSPGIDKGVALRAIVEQTGARQVVFVGDDLGDLPAFREVEQLRREGLGGLLVCSASHEEDALSAIADVVVQGPAGVATWLEELADALEARRSTV